The proteins below are encoded in one region of Phyllopteryx taeniolatus isolate TA_2022b chromosome 11, UOR_Ptae_1.2, whole genome shotgun sequence:
- the atp6v1ba gene encoding V-type proton ATPase subunit B, kidney isoform encodes MTTLVANRAMDNGLAAAAGARTHTQAATRNYISQPRLTYSTVSGVNGPLVILDNVKFPRYAEIVHLTLPDGTKRSGQVLEVIGSKAVVQVFEGTSGIDAKKTACEFTGDILRTPVSEDMLGRVFNGSGKPIDRGPSVLAEDYLDIMGQPINPQCRIYPEEMIQTGISAIDGMNSIARGQKIPIFSAAGLPHNEIAAQICRQAGLVQKSKDVMDYSSENFAIVFAAMGVNMETARFFKSDFEENGSMDNVCLFLNLANDPTIERIITPRLALTTAEYLAYQCEKHVLVILTDMSSYAEALREVSAAREEVPGRRGFPGYMYTDLATIYERAGRVEGRNGSITQIPILTMPNDDITHPIPDLTGYITEGQVYVDRQLHNRQIYPPINVLPSLSRLMKSAIGEGMTRKDHADVSNQLYACYAIGKDVQAMKAVVGEEALTSDDLLYLEFLHKFEKNFIAQGPYDNRTVYETLDIGWQLLRIFPKEMLKRIPQSTLAEFYPRESAARH; translated from the exons CTTATTCGACAGTGTCAGGAGTAAATGGGCCCCTGGTTATTCTGGATAATGTCAAG TTCCCCAGATATGCTGAAATTGTTCATCTGACCTTGCCCGATGGCACAAAGAGGAGTGGGCAAGTCCTGGAAGTGATTGGTAGCAAGGCAGTTGTTCAG GTGTTTGAAGGGACATCAGGCATTGATGCCAAGAAGACAGCCTGCGAATTTACTGGCGATATCCTTCGTACACCAGTTTCAGAGGATATGCTTG GGCGAGTGTTCAATGGCTCGGGCAAACCTATCGACCGTGGACCCAGTGTTCTGGCTGAGGACTATTTGGACATTATGG GTCAGCCAATCAATCCCCAGTGCCGCATCTACCCAGAGGAAATGATCCAGACTGGCATCTCTGCTATTGATGGCATGAATAGTATTGCCAGAGGACAGAAGATCCCCATTTTCTCCGCTGCTGGGTTGCCCCACAATGAA ATTGCAGCCCAGATCTGCCGACAAGCCGGTTTGGTGCAGAAGTCCAAGGATGTAATGGACTACAGCTCGGAAAACTTTGCCATTGTGTTTGCTGCCATGGGG GTCAACATGGAAACTGCTCGTTTCTTCAAGTCTGATTTTGAAGAAAATGGTTCGATGGATAACGTTTGCCTTTTCTTGAACCTGGCCAATGATCCCAC GATTGAACGTATCATTACCCCTCGCCTGGCTTTGACGACAGCAGAATATCTGGCTTACCAGTGCGAGAAGCACGTCCTGGTCATTCTCACCGATATGAGCTCCTACGCTGAGGCTCTGAGAGAG GTGTCTGCTGCCAGAGAAGAGGTGCCTGGACGCCGAGGCTTCCCTGGTTACATGTACACTGACTTGGCCACCATCTATGAACGTGCTGGCCGAGTAGAGGGCAGGAATGGCTCCATCACCCAGATCCCCATTCTCACAATGCCTAATGATG ACATAACCCATCCAATTCCTGATCTGACGGGATACATTACGGAGGGTCAGGTGTATGTGGACAGGCAGCTGCACAACCGTCAG ATTTACCCACCCATCAATGTTTTGCCCTCTCTATCCCGTCTGATGAAGTCTGCTATCGGGGAGGGTATGACCAGGAAGGACCACGCTGATGTCTCGAACCAGCTG TATGCCTGCTATGCTATTGGCAAGGATGTTCAGGCCATGAAGGCCGTTGTGGGAGAAGAAGCCCTCACTTCTGATGATCTTCTGTACCTTGAGTTCCTACATAAATTTGAAAAGAACTTTATTGCCCAGG GCCCATACGACAATAGGACGGTGTACGAAACCTTGGACATCGGCTGGCAGCTGCTCCGAATCTTCCCCAAGGAGATGCTCAAGAGGATTCCTCAGAGCACATTGGCCGAGTTTTATCCCAGGGAGTCCGCTGCTCGCCACTGA